Proteins encoded within one genomic window of Haloplanus vescus:
- a CDS encoding dolichyl-phosphate hexose transferase codes for MSDFTFDDVAVVMGTYNEEEAIGGVLADIDRVTDGRAEVVCVDGSDDRTPDIARGMGATVIEQEPQGYGVAVREAVLTPDRPIVVTTDCDDTYPMERLPDFLDRINQGYDVVSGDRISPGPETMPLLNRLGNRAFAALASLFLGQRFHDVTTGMRAYRRELLHRIEWTENTGLSAELLMRPAARNYRVAELQIEYDERAGETKLDPFRGGAAIAKSICRIGIEERFDTSLDAVTTTDTVERT; via the coding sequence ATGAGCGATTTCACCTTCGACGACGTGGCCGTCGTCATGGGGACGTACAACGAGGAGGAAGCGATTGGAGGCGTACTCGCGGACATCGACCGAGTGACCGACGGGCGGGCCGAGGTTGTCTGTGTCGACGGGTCCGACGACCGAACGCCCGATATCGCGCGCGGCATGGGCGCCACGGTCATCGAACAGGAGCCACAGGGGTACGGCGTCGCCGTCCGCGAGGCGGTGTTGACGCCCGACCGTCCAATCGTCGTCACTACCGACTGCGACGACACCTATCCGATGGAGCGCCTTCCGGACTTCCTCGACCGAATCAACCAGGGGTACGACGTGGTGAGCGGTGACCGCATCTCGCCCGGTCCGGAGACGATGCCGCTACTCAACCGCCTCGGCAACCGCGCCTTCGCCGCCCTGGCCAGTCTCTTCCTCGGCCAGCGGTTCCACGACGTGACGACCGGGATGCGCGCCTACCGGCGCGAACTCCTCCACCGAATCGAGTGGACCGAGAACACGGGCCTCTCCGCGGAACTCCTGATGCGCCCCGCCGCGCGCAACTACCGCGTCGCTGAACTGCAAATCGAGTACGACGAACGCGCGGGCGAGACGAAACTCGACCCGTTCCGCGGTGGCGCGGCCATCGCGAAGTCCATCTGCCGAATCGGTATCGAAGAACGCTTCGACACCTCGCTGGACGCCGTGACGACGACCGATACCGTCGAACGCACCTAG
- a CDS encoding SOS response-associated peptidase, which yields MCGRYTLFTPASKLAERFETATPDLDPRYNCTPGQDLPVLTGETSDEFTRMEWGLVPEWADDGSNAPINARAETVTDKPTFADAIEHRRCLVPADGFYEWVDRDAGKQPYRVAFEDDRPFAMAGIWSRWQPPTRQTGLGEFGNGGASRDPDPIDTFAIVTTEPNELVADLHHRMAVILDPAEESTWLHGDIDEALACCDPYPASDLSAHPVSTRVNDPSHDDPSLIRATSEA from the coding sequence ATGTGTGGTCGGTACACGCTGTTCACACCGGCATCGAAACTCGCCGAGCGATTCGAGACGGCGACTCCTGACCTCGACCCTCGGTACAACTGTACGCCCGGCCAGGACCTCCCGGTACTCACGGGCGAGACATCCGACGAGTTCACTCGGATGGAGTGGGGACTCGTCCCCGAGTGGGCCGACGACGGGTCGAACGCACCGATCAACGCGCGGGCGGAGACGGTCACCGACAAGCCGACGTTCGCCGACGCCATCGAACACCGGCGGTGTCTCGTCCCCGCAGACGGGTTCTACGAGTGGGTCGACCGCGACGCGGGCAAACAGCCCTATCGCGTGGCGTTCGAGGACGACCGCCCGTTCGCCATGGCGGGTATCTGGTCACGGTGGCAGCCACCGACTCGACAGACCGGCCTGGGGGAGTTCGGCAACGGCGGCGCCTCAAGAGACCCCGACCCGATAGACACCTTCGCAATCGTGACGACGGAGCCGAACGAGCTGGTCGCCGACCTCCACCACCGAATGGCGGTCATCCTCGACCCCGCCGAGGAGTCGACGTGGCTCCACGGCGATATCGACGAGGCACTCGCGTGCTGTGACCCCTACCCCGCGAGCGACCTGTCGGCCCATCCAGTCTCGACGCGCGTGAACGACCCGAGTCACGACGACCCGTCGCTGATTCGAGCGACGAGCGAGGCGTGA
- a CDS encoding polymer-forming cytoskeletal protein, producing MALGRDPLDELKIPDGTTVEEHDLVTDGDVIVGGQGTVEFGVRGRNVIAGERVRFGGDIEAESDCRLDMWCDVAGNVLVGDDAYLGERVHVGGRLMVSGDLDIGDDVEIDEGFEANGWIVIRNPVPTLVFYFIVLSQLLRVGETDAAEEIAEALGGDAPNDPLVIPRGGTVSDDSWQVSTPATVGDDCRLHGNLRARTIEMGADNNVFGSLRARGDVTVSEGTRIHGDVTTRGGTVELAEDVRILGDVSCADLELHEDAVVDGSIRSRGEMRIVRPDADRDIE from the coding sequence GTGGCACTCGGGAGGGACCCGCTCGACGAGTTGAAGATACCCGACGGGACGACCGTCGAGGAGCACGACCTCGTCACCGACGGCGACGTCATCGTCGGCGGCCAGGGCACGGTCGAGTTCGGCGTTCGCGGCCGCAACGTCATCGCCGGCGAACGCGTCCGCTTCGGCGGCGACATCGAGGCCGAGAGCGACTGCCGACTCGACATGTGGTGTGACGTGGCCGGGAACGTCCTCGTCGGCGACGACGCCTACCTCGGCGAACGCGTCCACGTCGGCGGCCGCCTCATGGTCTCCGGCGACCTCGACATCGGCGACGACGTGGAAATCGACGAGGGCTTCGAGGCCAACGGCTGGATCGTCATCCGAAATCCGGTTCCGACCCTCGTCTTCTACTTCATCGTCCTCTCCCAACTCCTGCGCGTCGGCGAGACGGACGCCGCCGAGGAAATCGCGGAGGCCCTCGGCGGCGACGCCCCGAACGACCCGCTGGTGATCCCGCGCGGCGGCACCGTCTCCGACGACTCGTGGCAGGTGTCGACGCCCGCGACTGTCGGCGACGACTGCCGTCTCCACGGCAATCTCCGCGCCCGCACCATCGAGATGGGCGCCGACAACAACGTCTTCGGGAGTCTCCGCGCCCGCGGCGACGTGACCGTCAGCGAGGGCACGCGCATCCACGGCGACGTGACAACCCGCGGCGGCACTGTCGAACTCGCCGAAGACGTTCGTATCCTCGGCGACGTGTCGTGTGCCGACCTCGAACTCCACGAGGACGCCGTCGTCGACGGCTCCATTCGCTCGCGCGGCGAGATGCGTATCGTCCGCCCGGACGCCGACCGCGACATCGAGTGA
- a CDS encoding pyridoxal phosphate-dependent aminotransferase yields the protein MSEFSARVESISISGIREVFEAAGEDAINLGLGQPDFPAPDHARQAAVDAIQAGEADAYTSNRGIQPLREAIADKHARDQNVAVDPDDVIATAGGSEALHLALEAHVDAGEEVIFPDPGFVSYDALTKVAGGTPKPVPLRDDLTLDPAAVEEAITDDTAVFVVNSPGNPTGAVSPEEDIREFARIADEHDVVCVSDEVYEPFVFEGEHHSPMTYADTDSVVTVNGCSKTYSMTGWRLGWVTASSRRVERMLRVHQYVQACASAPAQYAAEAALTGPQDVVDEMRATFEERRNLLLDRFEEMGVEVPTPKGAFYAMPKVPDGFVDACIDRGVVVVPGDAFGDHGAGHARISYANDTETLREALDVMESVVTDLRE from the coding sequence ATGAGCGAGTTCTCCGCACGCGTCGAGTCGATTTCGATCAGCGGCATCCGCGAGGTGTTCGAAGCCGCGGGCGAGGACGCCATCAACCTCGGCCTCGGCCAACCCGACTTCCCGGCGCCCGACCACGCCCGCCAAGCAGCGGTCGACGCCATCCAAGCCGGCGAGGCCGACGCCTACACGAGCAACAGAGGCATCCAGCCCCTCCGCGAGGCCATCGCCGACAAACACGCCCGCGACCAGAACGTGGCCGTCGACCCCGACGACGTCATCGCCACCGCGGGCGGGAGCGAGGCGCTCCACCTCGCCCTCGAAGCCCACGTCGACGCCGGCGAGGAGGTCATCTTCCCCGACCCCGGCTTCGTCTCCTACGACGCGCTGACGAAAGTCGCGGGCGGGACGCCCAAGCCCGTCCCCCTGCGCGACGACCTGACGCTCGACCCCGCCGCGGTGGAGGAGGCCATCACGGACGACACCGCCGTCTTCGTCGTCAACAGCCCCGGCAACCCGACCGGTGCCGTCTCGCCCGAGGAGGACATCCGCGAGTTCGCCCGCATCGCCGACGAACACGACGTGGTCTGTGTCTCCGACGAGGTGTACGAACCCTTCGTCTTCGAGGGCGAGCACCACTCGCCGATGACCTACGCCGACACCGACAGCGTCGTCACCGTCAACGGCTGTTCGAAGACCTACTCCATGACCGGGTGGCGACTCGGGTGGGTCACCGCGTCGTCGCGGCGCGTCGAGCGAATGCTCCGCGTCCACCAGTACGTGCAGGCCTGTGCGTCCGCGCCGGCCCAGTACGCCGCCGAGGCGGCCCTGACCGGCCCACAGGACGTGGTCGACGAGATGCGAGCGACGTTCGAGGAGCGCCGGAATCTCCTCCTCGACCGCTTCGAGGAGATGGGCGTCGAGGTGCCGACGCCGAAGGGGGCGTTCTACGCCATGCCGAAGGTGCCCGACGGGTTCGTCGACGCCTGCATCGACCGCGGCGTCGTCGTCGTCCCCGGCGACGCCTTCGGCGACCACGGCGCGGGCCACGCCCGCATCTCCTACGCCAACGATACGGAGACGCTCCGGGAGGCACTCGACGTGATGGAATCGGTCGTCACGGACCTGCGCGAGTGA
- a CDS encoding ribonuclease H-like domain-containing protein: MRIENSFIPVRGVGEATERRLWEAGVTHWDDFDGSVVGPTTADRIHEFVDIATDHLRRGDAHFFDESFPSGERWRLYENFRDDALFFDIETTGLDAARNDVTTVSFHRGGDTTTLVRGDNLTAGALREQFADAPLIVTFNGARFDVPFLEDSFDLAIDVPHLDLMYPCRRLDLTGGLKPIEKEVGIDRDRPDLSGEDAVRLWRQYERGDDAALDELVSYNREDTVNLERLADVVTNRLHTTCSPANTTF; the protein is encoded by the coding sequence GTGCGAATCGAGAACAGCTTCATCCCGGTCCGCGGCGTCGGCGAGGCGACCGAGCGCCGCCTCTGGGAGGCAGGCGTCACGCACTGGGACGACTTCGACGGCTCCGTCGTCGGGCCGACGACGGCCGACCGCATCCACGAGTTCGTCGATATCGCCACCGACCACCTCCGGCGGGGCGACGCTCACTTCTTCGACGAATCGTTCCCCTCCGGCGAGCGCTGGCGCCTCTACGAGAACTTCCGCGACGACGCGCTCTTTTTCGACATCGAGACGACGGGTCTCGACGCGGCGCGCAACGACGTGACGACGGTGAGTTTCCACCGCGGCGGCGACACCACGACGCTCGTCCGCGGCGACAACCTCACGGCGGGCGCCCTCCGCGAGCAGTTCGCGGACGCCCCGCTCATCGTCACGTTCAACGGCGCGCGGTTCGACGTGCCCTTCCTCGAGGACTCGTTCGACCTTGCCATCGACGTGCCTCACCTCGACCTCATGTACCCCTGCCGTCGCCTCGACTTGACCGGCGGCCTCAAACCCATCGAGAAGGAGGTGGGCATCGACCGTGACCGACCAGACCTATCCGGCGAGGACGCCGTTCGCCTCTGGCGACAGTACGAACGCGGCGACGATGCCGCCCTCGACGAACTGGTATCGTACAACCGCGAGGACACGGTGAACCTCGAACGCCTCGCCGATGTGGTCACGAATCGCCTCCATACGACCTGCTCTCCCGCCAACACGACCTTTTAG
- a CDS encoding DUF5800 family protein, producing MTTLSFDEQGVDVVYEGTEFRLEKALIEDAVEKQYPDVTDHEVLQMVEKEPTLSGEPRRIGDIIH from the coding sequence ATGACTACGCTCTCGTTCGACGAGCAGGGTGTCGACGTCGTCTACGAAGGGACCGAATTCCGCCTCGAGAAGGCGCTCATCGAGGACGCGGTGGAGAAGCAGTACCCCGACGTGACCGACCACGAGGTGCTACAGATGGTCGAGAAGGAACCGACGCTCAGCGGCGAACCGCGTCGCATCGGCGACATCATCCACTAG
- a CDS encoding redox-regulated ATPase YchF, with protein MLSLALAGKPNAGKSTFYQAATRAEVDVGNYPFTTIDANRGVTHARTDCPCLALDERCGHERCHDGKRYVPVELLDVAGLVPGAHEGKGLGNQFLDELTNADAIVNVVDAAGETNAEGEPVEVGAYDPVDEVDFVEREMDQWLAGIIASNWEGVERKSRSPEFDIDEALTSMLTGFGATVADVAPSLRDLEYPEDPIQWTDEHREALAEEIRARTKPLLIAANKADIAPPENLDRLRETNKPIVPTTADGELALRTAADAGVVDYDPGDADFDIVGDVTDAQREGLDRIREVMAEYGGTGVQAAIDHAVYDLLDHITVYPVQNETRWTDGSGTVLPDAMLLPAGSTPRDLAYAIHSDIGEGYLHAVDARSDRRIGEDHELEEGDVIKIVSTAN; from the coding sequence ATGCTCTCTCTCGCGCTCGCGGGCAAGCCGAACGCGGGCAAGTCGACGTTCTATCAGGCCGCAACGCGCGCCGAGGTCGACGTGGGGAACTACCCCTTCACGACCATCGACGCCAACCGCGGCGTGACACACGCGCGCACCGACTGTCCCTGTCTCGCACTCGACGAGCGCTGTGGCCACGAACGGTGTCACGACGGCAAGCGCTACGTCCCCGTCGAACTCCTCGACGTTGCGGGCCTCGTCCCCGGCGCCCACGAGGGGAAGGGCCTCGGCAACCAGTTCCTCGACGAACTCACGAACGCCGACGCCATCGTGAACGTCGTCGACGCCGCCGGCGAGACCAACGCCGAGGGCGAACCGGTCGAAGTCGGGGCCTACGACCCCGTCGACGAAGTCGACTTCGTGGAACGCGAGATGGACCAGTGGCTCGCGGGCATCATCGCCAGCAACTGGGAGGGTGTCGAGCGGAAGTCTCGCTCGCCCGAGTTCGACATCGACGAGGCGCTCACCTCGATGCTCACCGGGTTCGGGGCGACGGTGGCCGACGTGGCCCCCAGCCTCCGCGACTTGGAGTATCCCGAGGACCCGATTCAGTGGACCGACGAACACCGCGAGGCGCTGGCCGAGGAGATTCGCGCCCGCACCAAACCGCTTCTCATCGCCGCCAACAAGGCCGACATCGCCCCGCCAGAGAACCTCGACCGCCTCCGCGAGACGAACAAGCCTATCGTCCCGACGACGGCGGACGGCGAACTCGCCCTGCGCACCGCCGCCGACGCCGGCGTCGTCGACTACGACCCCGGCGACGCCGACTTCGACATCGTCGGCGACGTGACCGACGCCCAACGCGAGGGTTTGGACCGCATCCGCGAGGTGATGGCCGAGTACGGCGGCACCGGCGTGCAGGCCGCCATCGACCACGCCGTCTACGACCTCCTCGACCACATCACCGTCTACCCCGTCCAGAACGAGACGCGCTGGACCGACGGGAGCGGGACCGTCCTCCCCGACGCCATGCTCCTCCCTGCGGGGTCGACGCCGCGTGACCTCGCCTACGCCATCCACTCCGATATCGGCGAGGGCTACCTGCACGCCGTCGACGCGCGGTCGGACCGCCGAATCGGCGAGGACCACGAACTCGAAGAGGGCGACGTCATCAAAATCGTTAGCACCGCGAACTGA